A region of the Plasmodium sp. gorilla clade G2 genome assembly, chromosome: 9 genome:
TAggaattatttgttttattgaACAACTTTTTGAAAGTGTTAAATAAGgcgatgaaataaaaaaaaataaaaataaaaatatataaatcataataaaataacaaaaaaataggaatacatataaatgtattatatatttacgtgaaatattatagattaagtaaatatttttatcttattagtaatatatcaaaccttatcaatatatatatgtacacgtatatatatatgtaaaaatgtatacatgtatgtatatatgtatttactgctttttattatataacaaatataattctattgaaatattttttatcaccacttttatattatattttttattcacaTAAAACaataatgtatttataagtacgattatatatatatatattatatataataatatatatcatatgcctatacatataaaaaggaaTGAATTTAGgaatattatgtaaaaattaaatgaagaaataataacacataaaaatatactttctttattttacatatatataaaatatatgttataaaattGCTATTGATATAAGtgtaaaattaaagaaaaataacaaaaaaaaaaaaaaaaagaaaaaaaaagagggaagaaatgaaaaaatctcgttttaaataaaagtataaaatTAGTTAgacttatataaaaaaaaaaataaataataaataataataataataaacatataaataaatatatatatataataattgtagtacaatttataaatgtaattctttttttttttttttttttaataccatattatattattactctAGTATGATGaaccttttttattattaatgtaaaaaaaaaaaaaaaaaaagaaaaaattattttacttttacACATTAAGGAACTAAAGAATATTTTAgggaaataaataaataaataaatatatatatatatatatatatatgtgatatatttttcttaaaattttcttttatttttcatattttcctattgtcatattattatatatatacaacattTCTAGATGAATAACAGGaaacaaattaaattatatacttatttcttttttttttgttttcttctcaaaataatattatatatatatatataaatatataagcaGGAATACTAcaaaaaaagggaaaaataaaataaagctaaatatatcaaatacatatataaatgaaaataacctataaagaaattaaatatacacataaataaaaatatcccataatgcatatatatatatatatatatatataataatggtcttttttttttttttttttttttttaaagattaATATTCATAGATTAGCATTTGACTTTTTGATTGAATATACATTTGGATATTATACCATGCGATacactattatatatataataatatatatatataataaatttatgtgCAATTTATAAATGcctcttttttctttttttttttttttttttaaatgttttatttaaaaaaaatataaggaaACACTATCTATTTTCTTACACTTtatcaaattaaaaaatatccacactattaaatttttttcctttttatatgtaaaataatatagaattagtggaaagatgaaaaaaaaaaaaaaaaaaaaaaaaggaaaaaaggaAAGAAGGGATGggtaataattatacatcatttcctttatttaaaatatataaaaaaatagaaatattataataattaaaaatttacaaaaaaaaaaaaaaagaagaattttaaaatatatatatatatatatttattatttttcatattacaatattattaaatattttatgaaacTACTACTTTATgtgcattttttttaaggccataaaataatataattttttttattatttgtatatacctttattatgtattgaatatatatttttttagtgATATTATCTCACAAACAttactattatataatatatataaatatatatccttatatgtgttattatatattatatatcatatatatttataatgatataatattatatactaatattattacattaattataaaatgtattaatatatgaatataaaaccTTATTTTCAAATTTCACTCATTCTAGAAAaaataagttttttttttttttttttttttttttttattataatttttttctgtaactttttcttttcttcccTTTTCTTATagattgatttttttttttttttttttttgatatattcttaaatctaatattttaatattatgtataatataaataaatatgtgaaatgataatataatatatatatataaatatatataatattataaaaccccatattatataaaatatatatatatatatattttttatttcatatatatattttcctttttttttttttttttttttttttttgatgttctccttattttatttatcaaGTCCGATATTATGTATTCTTCTGATTGTATaagattattttaaaaaaaattttgatgATTGTATAGaatgaataattttatttcatatgtacaaatatatttaaataaacaataaaaaaaaaaaaaaaaaaaaaaatgagtaaTTACCAAAATTTGAAGTGCTCTGAACTGAAAGATTTATTAGCCAAAAGAGGGTTGCCATCACATggaaaaaaagtaatataatatatatatatattatatatatattattataatatatttaatatatatacatatatatataaatatattaaataatatgatgtacataatataatatataaatattttatatataatattattttattttattttttttttaattttgtaaaatatattattatttttattttttttttttcaaagagaatatatatatttaatcatAAATTTATGTtgcataaataaaaatataattacataaaaTACAAAACAACATTTTGTtgttgtataatataatacaagaatattatatattatatatatatatatatatatttatttatttattatttttttttttaaagtgcTTGTAAGTTTTATATTTCCCCAttagataatttaaaatatatgttatatttttttttttttttttttttttttttatatatattcctatGTAGAATGAATTATTAGAAAGATTATTAAAACATGAAGAAAAGGACAATATAAATTCTCTAtcttcatcatatatattagataattcaaatattaataacgacgataataaaaataataatttttcatttcaaAACAACGCAAGTGATAATAGTTTAAAACTTCAAACATCCAGCAATtcaatatttgaaaaaaatactgTAGATTCATTTGGAAAcgttgatgataataataaaaaaaaaatctgtacagtaaataataaagaagaatcaaataataaaattggtttaaataaaatgaaaaattatataagaaatatattaactaTTAATAGCAATAGTACAAATCCTGCTCATGATAacaataaagataataatgatgacaaaaataattcaaataaagaTACACAAAATCAAAAAAGTAAAACGGTTATTCAAGAAATAACATTCAACGATGTATCGTCATCAAATCAAAATACATTACAAAGAAATATCATATCAAcaggttaaaaaaaaaaaaaaaaaaaaagaaaaaaaaaaaaatacaaaaatacaaaaatattttcttgaaGACacaaagttttttttttaatcattatccccttatatttattgacatacatatattattacattcttatattttttatagatgACAATGATTCTTATTTATCTGAGGAAAAAAAGAGAGAATTAAGACGAAAAAGATTTGGTAAAATTATATGCTCAATAGGAAAtaatattcaatatatttatgcgcacatatatatatatatatatatatatatatatatatatatatatatattttattttcattttaatatttaataggTGTTGTAAATACCGATGATGCACTTGAATCAAGAGCCAAAaggtaaataaatataaaataaataaggagtttttttttttttttttttttttttaaatatatatttgtaatatatttgtaaatacttttaatatgtttttttttttatgtagatTTAGTATAGTAACACATAAAATGGAGGAAGAGAATAAAAGGAAAAGAGCTGAGCGCTTTGGATTGAACGTGGTAACAAAttattacataatttttataaaaataaataaataaatatatatatatatatatatatgtgtatatattttatattgttttatttttataggcCAAAATGAACGAttttgaaaagaaaaagaaaagagcTGAACGATTTGGATTACTTCAagatgtaataataaaatatatctttttaaaaatatatataatatcatttttaataatatatatatatatatttttttttttttttatttattttatagagTGAAAAGTTAAAAGCAAGGGCTCTCAGATTTGGGATAAcacaataaaaaaagaagacatctaaataataataataatgtatataattgagagatataaaaaagaaatacaaaaattaaaataatatatatataaaaatttacacatatattaaaagaggggaaatattatataaaatttattgttaacatgtataaatattcaaaGATAAAATGCATCTACttgtattaaataaataaatatatatatatttatgttcaGTTGTAGagatctttttttttaacattaaaattttaaaaaatttcaaTTATTCAAcgcatatatttatttcacaTTTTTATTGAATCCTCAATTTTATCCTATTaagttcatatatatattatttatcatatagagattataataaatgtcaatataaaagatgattTTATTTAgtattaaatgtatatatatatatatatatatatatttatatatcttatatgtAATCATTTTATAGTTAtgtaaaaatgtaaatgcatcgatttattattttgctttttaataattatgtgTTTGTTGCAAATATtacatttaaatttttatattttttattaatatttattatttttttttttttatacattttattttttaaaaatttcacTCTATAcacattttatatcattatttttttttttttttctcaattttaaaaaaaaagacatatttttttttgtggaatatttaaatatttacaaaaaaaaaaaaaaaaggaaaaagaaacgaaaaatagatattataaaattaaatataataaaatatgataaatttcAAGAAATACAATAGTAATATTGccttaaataaaatatcttctttctttttcttataaagaaaaaaatatattaaaagagtaaatataaataaataaatataaatatatatatatatatatatatatatatatatatattatgaacacGGTCATAATATAtagctatatatatatttattttattttttttggctTGTACAATTAATACTTAAAAACATTACATGAACacgttcataattttttgtagttttgttgtttttttttacatgcacagttcataaattttatatatccttatatttattatatttattattttatatttcttgtaTTTACCATGTCTAATATAAGATGGGTACATAGGAAAGATAAggataatgaaaaaagagTAATTTCCTTAAAcgaaataaaagaaagatATTTAGTTGATAATTCGAAAAATcacaatttaaaaaagaataaaaataatttcgagaaaaaaaaatgtaacatCAAATtttacgaaaaaaaaaaaaatgggaaGCCACAAGAAGAGGTAATTTTCCAAAATGGctatccaaaaaaaaaaaatataaacataatcctgaataaaaaaaatcatgAATTAGATTATAAaagtgaagaaaaaaatgatagaaATTATAGTTCTGAAATTTCAAAGAAAATAAACGGAAGAAATAATCTACAAGAAGGATATAGAAATTATCTTTatcataacaataataaaagagATTATGTCACAAATAAAGAATTAGATATGGAcaaagtaaatataaatttggaTATTACAGTTCAATGGGATAacaaatgtaataataatcataataataataataataataataatatatcatgtaTAAAAAATCAACTTATAACAAGTGATGTTCATTCAGATAATCCTTTAATTATGTATGaacaaaatgaagataataaatatattaaaagtaattattatgataaaccCAATTATCGaaacatattaaataatgaaaataaggTTGACTTTGATTacaataatacatataaatattatgatgatgataaaagaATAGAATATAATATGGAAGAGGAAGATCAAATAAGAAaacaatacatatataataatactaaatatgaaagaaaagaaaatcatAAATCTTATAGTGAACAATCCTTGAAggataataatgaaatgaTAGAAAATATCAACAAaaacaattttaataataaaaaatataaaaatgttttatataataatgcatTAGATGAAAAGGATATAAATccttttataaaaaacaacCCATATAGTATTATTAATCAAAGAGAagatgatttaaaaaaaaataaaaaaaataatgttatcATTTCATCTAATAAATCAtcttatacaaataataagatTAGTCATACACATTgttatgattataataatatgtatgttCAAAATAGAAGAGGACCtggtatatttatattaaattatgaatataaagagaaattaatttcattttcctttttgttaaataaaattttacaagaaaaaatatgtgattattttgttattataataaaaatatattggtTACAAAAAAGGCAAAAgccaatatataaaaaatataataaggtTAAGGAACAACCaaatgatatttttataaataaagataatcatatgtatattaaaaaaacaaacaaccaaaataatgatagtaTATCAAAAAGGATATTACAACAAGatgttcataaaaaaagatTAAGTAATGATAACTGTAGCAACAAATTTATAGAAAAATTTACACATTTtgaaatggaaaaaaatacatataaaaagacCGTTTTAAATAACACTTTAATTGATAGTTTTAATGACGTAGATATTAATGATCaaaagaggaaaaaaaaatacttgaACTTTTTTGTAATCTTGCTCTcattgtttttaaaaaagtatatttataaacaaaTGTCAAAATTCTTCTTTATCGTTGGGTCACTTCGCCAGAAATatgtaatgaaaaaaataaaataaatataaacatatataaataaatataatcataaaattatgcacatatatatatatatatatatatattttttcttatattatttcatttttaggAAGAAAAGAGACaaattagaaaatatatcaatataaaaatttatgcACTTTCCTTATTggaaagaatattatatagaaagaaaaaagaaattttgcAGTTATGTTTTGTAGGATTGAAAAAAACTAATGTGtccattataataaaaaaagagtataatgaagaagataaaTTGAAAAGTACTTTCTTtacagaaaatataaaaagtaaaatatgcAAGTCAAAAAAGtatttagaaaataaatgTTTTGGTAAACCTAAATTATATAGAACTGAcgattttataatattttataatagaAAAGCActtaaagaaaaagatgaaatatttcaaaaatgCTTATTAAGATCTAAATCAGATTCTTTGTTagactttttaaaaatgtctaaattgaagaaaatatgGAGGAGTTCttctaataatatttcaGATACAATGAATTTAAATACCAGAGGTTCAACTTTACTCGAGCATTTTTTCACGgctacatataatataaataatactaGTTTTCATaaggaaataaataaaagccgaataaatatatcatattatgaaaatatgcATGTCTCAACTAACTTTTTAactaataatgaatataataataatacaaaggAAAATACAAAAgggaataataatataaagaaaaatgataaaaacttaaaaaagaaagaaaataatatatcaaatgaaAAAGTGTCAAATAATTTTCAACAAAATGTAAtgagaaataaaaatttattaaaaaactTTTTCCCCgaagaatataaagaaaaaaaaaaatctattgatgaagatataaatgataaaaattgtagaatatttttcaagaatattaaaaagcaattaaaaataaattacaaagaaaaatttgatatccacaaaaaaaaaaatgatgatgatttaAGTATAAGTGATTTGAACAGTACTATGGGTTtctcaaaaaatattaattcctatatatatgatgatacTCAAAGAAACTCTCAAGATGGTCTTGTTCCCAATTTGAATTTGTTAACACAATCggatttaaatataataaataatttgacTAAAAATTTtagtaaataatatataaatgttatataaattGGGAAATTTCATAAGGTGTGGAATGGTTAATAGCtagccaaaaaaaaaaaaataaaataaaaaaaaataaaaaaaaaaataaaattagtaAATATAGCTagctataatatatattgtaaatataagatataatatacatatataatttcaatattttgaataaatatattataatatttttgactTTGATTTAATTGTTTTGgaattacacatatatatttattttgttcaaaTGGGTGATAtggtaaattttttttaatatttgtacttaaatgttataaatacataaataagtaaatatatatatatatatatatatatatatatatgcacgTGTGTTTCTCAGCCCATGTTTTTtctcttaaaaaaaaataataaattatatgtttcatatatataatataagaacatatattatattatttatatttttctctgAAAATTTTGTGAAATAGGCCTCAATTTATGATTgcataaaagaatatataaaaatgaacagAATGTGCAGTTTTTATTTACCTctggaaaaatataattatgtagatatataaattttacaatgaaaaaatagatataataaaataaagcaTACAAGCAAATATatgatcatatatatatatatatatatatatatatatatatgtatgtattttgttttatatgatTTTCAAAAATGATTACCAATTTAAGATATATTAACTTAATTTGTTTCAAGgccaataaatatttaaatcatAGCATAGTTGGACACTTTGGAAGTTTAAGAATTCCAGAAAGTTTGCAAGGTTTTTACGAGaagaaaaaggaagaaatagaaatgaaaaaaaaaaagatggaagaaaataagaagaaaaaaattgataaagTAAAGCTTTCCAAAGAAcggaaaaataaatttaaatcatCTAAAGGGCAACataacatattttaaataaataaataaataaaaatatatatatatatatatatatatatatatatatgtttatatttatacataattttatttttttttttttttttttatttttttgtctttatgttgtattatctttattttatttattttttttgtaaatttgAAAAGttgtaaaaattaaaaatttgaatgtatataaaatatataaataattgatGAAttcataaagaaaaaaaaaaaaaaaaatagatataaaaaaaaatatacacatatacatatatatatatatatatatatatatatatatatatatatatatatatatatatgtgtgtgtgtgtgttttattttattttattttattttttatcaatttTGAACTTTTAAAGCTGTTAATAAAAATCCATCTGATAGTTTTGCATTTTTAATAACTGGGTGTGTCCTTCTTTTAATGATTTGTTGTTCTCTTAagatatattcatttaatttaatatgaataaatgagtttgtattaattaaaatttttaagaacatatttaatatattaaaatcatCTGAATAGAATATAAGTttactatcattatttaGATATTTCAAAGAAACATTAATTAAagtattaattaataaatataaatttgtatttgtattataaataaattcacTTGagattataataacaaatgATTCAGCTTTCCTTTGATATAAATCTTGTatcataatttctttttttatttcttcataatttatgacattttctttattcatattatgatTGTCTTGatagttttttatttttttatttggttCATTGgatatatcatttatgttacttatatcatttaattttcttttttcatgaCAACTAAATTCTGAGACATTATGGCTTGTTAGttcattttgattattacattgttcatttaaattatcagaattaatattataagaatgAGTTTTTTcagaatttattttttcctcaCATACATTAGACAATATCTTATGTTCTATaatttgattattattttgtgatATAGTAATATCTTTGTTGAgagaattattttcattattgaaagaattattattcattttgtatattatattataattatcatcaacAAGTGCAATAttgtgattattattatgatgattatttttattattattattattattattattattatttgttgacATAAATTTATCCATATCCGTATCAGTCGATTTTATCCTTTCCTTATTAATACTTCCCTTTGAGTttgaatttaatatattaatttttaaaatgtttgtattttttttaattccaAAACTGGGTATTATGGAGCTACatgaatttttatatacaagagaaaatatattaacattataGTCATAggtaatattaataacacTTGTCATTAAACCGAATGTATCATCGTAAATTAAGAcattatgattataatagCAACTACAAGaaggaatattattattattattattattattattattataaatattattattttcattgttAGTTGTATTTGTTTCTTCCAATGTCATGCTTAAAGAATCATTTATGATATTTTGCTTTTTATCCTTCTCATTAGGATCCTTAttcaaatgaaaaagaatgtTTGCTAAATAATCTATCCTCACATTTGATATTTTCTCtggaaaatatttataataaaaatgtaataaattcGATATATTACATTCATATATTGTGAATTGACAAAAAtgtctttttaattttttttcaatatatttaaatttagatATAAtagttttttctttaaatgtTGAAGAATTATCTACTAATTTTTGTATAACCTCATATGgattttcataattattttcttttaattcatgtatattttcttctgtTAATTTTtgagaattattattataatatatatctttattagtTCCTTcaatatctatattattatcaatatctAATTTAGATGTATTCTTCTTACTTCTTatccatttattatttataaatgtaaatgtagatccatattttttatttataagaaataataaatttatataattctttttaatctttattttcatgtCA
Encoded here:
- a CDS encoding tRNA (adenine(58)-N(1))-methyltransferase non-catalytic subunit TRM6, putative, which gives rise to MRIRKHDFVLIDDEMKCRLHKIVDMKIKIKKNYINLLFLINKKYGSTFTFINNKWIRSKKNTSKLDIDNNIDIEGTNKDIYYNNNSQKLTEENIHELKENNYENPYEVIQKLVDNSSTFKEKTIISKFKYIEKKLKRHFCQFTIYECNISNLLHFYYKYFPEKISNVRIDYLANILFHLNKDPNEKDKKQNIINDSLSMTLEETNTTNNENNNIYNNNNNNNNNNIPSCSCYYNHNVLIYDDTFGLMTSVINITYDYNVNIFSLVYKNSCSSIIPSFGIKKNTNILKINILNSNSKGSINKERIKSTDTDMDKFMSTNNNNNNNNNNKNNHHNNNHNIALVDDNYNIIYKMNNNSFNNENNSLNKDITISQNNNQIIEHKILSNVCEEKINSEKTHSYNINSDNLNEQCNNQNELTSHNVSEFSCHEKRKLNDISNINDISNEPNKKIKNYQDNHNMNKENVINYEEIKKEIMIQDLYQRKAESFVIIISSEFIYNTNTNLYLLINTLINVSLKYLNNDSKLIFYSDDFNILNMFLKILINTNSFIHIKLNEYILREQQIIKRRTHPVIKNAKLSDGFLLTALKVQN